From the Papaver somniferum cultivar HN1 chromosome 2, ASM357369v1, whole genome shotgun sequence genome, the window TGAATGGTTTTGAGTCATATCATGCCTTACGAAGCGATCTTGCTTTCATAATAACTGGCACAACTACACTAGCAGCACACAAAAAATGCCCCAAGTAACTCGTCTGCATTCATTTCAAACATTTCTTTTAAGTCCTTAAACAGACTAAGCGGGAAACAAGTAATCCTAAACCGACAAAGTTTAAAAGTTACGCAAAGAACACTCACCTGTTTCCGTCCGATTTAATATTGTTCGCCTCAGGTACCAAACTTGCCAGAAGTCTGGTGCATCCTAAATTATATAAACAGAACAGTTagagcaaaaaataaataaataaaacaatgtAGTGCAAATGTTCACAAGAATAATACTGTCGTATTCCACAAAAATGTGGAAGACAACACGTGATATCGAACTACAGGACAATCCTTTACAAGGATAGGTTCGTTTAAGGAGCACATACTATATTATTACTCCCACCATTCTAACTTAAGAGAAAGCTTTACGTGTAttctctttttcattttcttttatttattttagtccACATTAGTATTAGTAGATAACATGACAAGGAGACCATACCTCCAAACAAAGACCCACGCTGTTCAAGCTCTTTATAAAGTCACGACTTATATAGTGTTCAAGTGAGCGAATATAAAGCATATCCCTGATATGAAGTTGGTCCAGTCTCCCTTTCACAAGTTGGCTCAGTCCCTAAAAAAACAATAGTTCATCTCTAACAAGTTATTGACCACGAGACAAACATTCAATTTCGTTCATTTCAATATATAGAGTACAATTATTCGCATTTGACGCTAACAGAAAATTTTAAAAATGCTTTTAACTGAAGTGTTCTGACGTACCTTCGACCATAGCTATTCCTCGTTGGGCATCATTTGGTCATCTTGTGTGAACAAGATCCCAGGAAAACTTGTTGATGTTTTCATACTTAACCTCATATGGAGCATCATCTCCGGCCTTTGCAATATCTCTCTCACAATCCTGCGTATGCAGAGGGGAAGTTAgaatttgacaaacaaacttggaCCAGAGTCGACTTGATCAAACTACCTTCTACCAAAGAATATGTTTTCTCTATCTACTTTAAGGCACTTGTAAAAAGACAAGTTAGAAGCAGGAGAAACCTCACAAGGTCAGAGGTAGAATCAATATCCATTGTAAACTCATATTGTAAGAAAGAACAATACAACTCACCCGAAACAATATGAAAACCCTTGAACTTGGTATTCACTCGTGTGTGAAACTGTTAACCACCTTTATGTAACCCATTCAACATACTTCCTACTCGACATTCATCTTAGCAAGTCTTTGTAACAACTTCCTATGAATGATCACCTTAATTAAGCTTACTATTTCAAGCATAGCTACCAAGTTTTAGACTTGCTTGTAACAATCCTTTGCAATAAGAGAAATTAGCAAAGTATTTGCAAGAATTGTCATAGATACTCCCACTAAAAGTACCCCAATAATTCGAAACAGTTGGTTAATATATTGTTATCTCCTAAAATTGATTTATCAATCCATGATTACTAATCTGAACCTGATCAAATTTGACAGTTCCTACGAACAAATACAACATGGGCATCTTAATTTCGCAAGAAAACATTAATTTTGCAGAATTTTCCACTTTCATTCCAGATAAATCATAACTTTTAGCTAACTAAttacaaaattcaaaatcagaatgaatgaAAATCACCTGTCTGAAGATGGCATCAGAACTGAGAGGGCTTTCTTTAACTCTTATATGAGCTGGAGCTGGAGCTGATGCCCTGTACATACAcaaacaatcaaattaaacacaatctAATCAACTAACAACTACAATTAATACAAACTAATAAGTTTCAAACTTTATGATTATCTATTGTAAAATCAATAAAACCCTAGATTCAAATGAAAAGGGCGTTCACCTTTTCAGAGACAACTTCAACATCAAACCCAAATCTGCAAACAACAAAATCCCCAATTATTCGTGATGTTAAATGAAAACTAGGGTTAAAATTTTCACAAAAGATTTAACAAGAAGTGATACTCAGCATCACCGATAATTTCACAATGATTTATTTTACTCTTCACTAATGGTTTCTGTTACAATGGATTGATAGTGGTGACAGAAACTGAAAAAATTAGGTTTGtaacttttgattttcgagagagAAAGTTAGGGATTTCCGATTGCGATAATAAAAATCCGAAATAGGGTTTTCTGATTGTGAAGAAAAGGGGATCTGGGTCTCTTGTGAAGGAATTtttttcaagaagaagaagatgtagacTGTAGCAGCAGGAACACCAACTTTTTTTAAAGAGACAGATAAAGCAGATATATAAATAGAAGAGGGTTGTTTGATTTATCAAGAATCAATCTCTGATAGAGATCATCCGATCTATAGGTTCATGAGAAGATCGATTAGGATTTAGGAGAGATGAAGAAGGTTCACGAGAAAGAAAATAGTTTTTCTTTCAGGTGGTTCCGAGAGAGGAGTAATAATAGAGAGATGGGAAGATAAGGATAATGGGAGAATGGATGCCTAGAAAATTGAACCATAGATAAAACTAGGGCCATCGGTCATATAGTGGGTTGCTATAGTCAAGGCTAAAATGGGAATTAATAACGCTCTGCGTATTTTTTCCAAATCTAGGACCGTCTTGACTGGTTCACGGTCAATTGACCGCCAATGAGGCTCGGGGATGTAGGTCAATAAAACCTCATTCTCCACTAGTGTTGGGAGATGGACCTACATTAATTTGTGAGGTAGTTGTACAATAGTTTTTCAAGGAATACTGAGAATGTTTTTCAGGGAACAAATTGTACGAAAAATAAGTCTATACTGAAATGTTAGGAAGTTTTGGTGTGGTATTTAAATGTATTTCCATCTTTGATTATAGTTTAGTTATTCCTATACTGCAGGTTCCAAATAGATTTGAACAAAGGAGATATTAAATGAATTACTCGTATGAAGGTCTGCAGAACTTTGTGGTATTGATGTGTATATTGGTTCGTATATTTATTTTAAATGAAAGTTGTTTTGGGTTGGGTTGTTGTTATGATTTGGTGGAGCGATATGGTCACTATCACATAGTTACATTTTGAATTTGTCTACATTGCCAACAACTGTTTTGTGGTTAGTATAAGATGTCTctgtaatgattttttttttaaaaaaattaggatCTGAATGATGGATGTGGAGTTTCAAAATTATAAATTACTTTCCTTAGTTCTAGAATGCGTTAATGATCTGATTTGGATGAAAATTATCTATTCTCTATGTATGATTTTGATACATACATTTGCTTGATCACCGGCTCGGCTTGGTTTGAGCCGTATAGGTTTTTCAGTGCTAAACAATGTCACCTCATGAAAACTAACAGTCGTTGGATGAATAGATATGGATAGTCATGGAGTTTTGTCTAAACCATGGGTCAAAAGCATGAGTCCCACGATCAGGACCCTTGAACCATACGATAATTCTAACCTGAGTGTATTTGGATGGTAATAAACCTCTGTTAAGTTGATTGTTCTATCGGGTTTAGCTACAAATGGCGAGGACGGGTACCAAGAGTGGGGCGGAATGGCATGAAAAGCACATGCTGATTAGGTTGACTTTACCATTGTTTTTAACAAGACTGGGATCTTTCTAACAACAAAATTAATGAGAGGTGGACTGGGTTGCACAGACGCGGACGCGTAGACGCGGATGCGACACGACGCTGACGCGGACACTACAAAACTCTCAAAAAGCTAGGACGCGgagacgtatatatatatatatatatatattatttatatatataatcatgtatttatacaacaaagtcaagtatttcgatcctaaaaattagaaaatgatgctacatgtgtataaatttcaaaacaaaagaagatatcgtttgtttatacacgtCTAAGGTCAAACAATCAGTCACTATTAAACACATGGgacaatcaaaatgcattcttagaacAACATATGCCCAACTAAGGGTATAcgtgatgtcatttccaattacaaaaccctaataaagacctaaattattgatctaaatgtttgtctttcttcatttTGGTTAATAAttgtaaaaataaaggaagaagtttaaatgaaaatgaaaaaaaaaatgcgtCGGACACGCGTCATCGGTACGTCGGACACGGCTCAAGAAATGGAGCGTCCGTGCAACCCAGGAGGTGGACAACAGGTGCAACTCCGTAAGATTAATGCTTCGAAAAAAaacacctaaaaaaaaaatctgtaaGACTGTATATGTAGATGTCGCTTTTGTTGGGATACAGGTTCTGCTTGATTTCACTTTTGTTGGGATCCATATTAAATGTGTTTTGGTTCAGTTTTTAGGACGGTGAATAGATTTTGTGTCCATAGCAAAAGGTTGGTTCAGAATTGGAAGTATATTGATGATTGATCTGTTTGATATTTCATCATTTACATTTTACACGCATTTTGATTTGTGTGTTATATATATTTGTCCAGCGCATTGCAGTTAGGCATAGGATATTATTAATTGTAAAATGTTCATATGTTCATCATCTATGGACAATGGCCCAAATTTAAATTTACACTCGCATCTTATTAAAATAAGAACACTCGCGGTATCCTCAAAAACAGTAAACACAAAATATAACATAATTCCTACACATGATAAACCTTACATAAACATTCCATGGAAAATATTTTTGATTCCTCTAAATACGGAGGCTAGCAATTAATTCATAGATCTTTATTTTCCTAGCCATCTCAAAGGAATGAAAAGTCTGaaatcgatttttcttattggtccTGGGTGAGCCGAAAACACTTAAAAGTACCAAAGCACGTGCCGTTatggcacgggtcatatcctagtaaTAATATAAGGATGAACATACTCAATAAATATGCACAATTATTATTGGCTTAGCTAGTGAATTGAAATTCAGAAAAACGAtacagaaaatgggtcatttgtccaaatatttttaacacATGCTtctaaatggacgagtaaaaattattattggTAAAATGGACATCAAAAGAATAGCAACAATGAAACTGAATTTAtcttggcttaaacttaaaaaagagtgaggatgaaactggatgcatcctgatgtaaattaaaaataaaaaaaaaatatttgaaaatgggtatgatgaaactgtttacatcctggctatttttacattctcgtccatttaaacagtatcaaatcttACGTGTCTTTCCAACCGATAGAGCTtgacataaaaggagattgggagTATGACCAATATGGACCATATGGTTATGATCACAAGTAGACCGGTGAGCCCTAGGATTCAGTCAAACGAAGGTATGGGGACAACAATCACCAAAGCGATCAATAAAAGTGAAGATCCAGCAACGCCTTTGACCAAGTATTTGAGATTGTTATTCATGTGTGATGCCATCTTTGTGGTGAGAAGATGCTTGGGCATGCTCAAGGTGACTTCGGCTTTCACCCAGGGCCCAAACATCTTCCCACCCAAAAGGTCCAACATGGTGTACAAGATAGTCACAGTCCCAAATACGATAAAGGAAGGCTATAAACAATTTTTGTCAATTAGACTAAATACAATCTGTACTTATGCGAAATGAACGAGATCTTCCTTAAGTCTCTTAACCACACACTTGGTACCGCGATTAAAATGGCTAAACTTGTTAGCAGAGACATCCTTAACATATACATGACTTAGGGAGAATATAAATTATGACATTTTTTATCTATACGGATATAATTCAGACACGAATAAAAAACTAACAActaataaaaaatttcaaaacttccaatataattataaaaataaaaattaaatcgtGGTTCCAAGTAAGAAACTCAacaaaacgaaaagaaaaaaaatgatacaaTTAGAAGATATGTGAAGTATTTTACATTTTGAAATGAAAAAGTATCGTATATATGGATAAATTATATATTTTGTATTTTAAATATATAAAAGTATCACATAAATCACATTTGAGAAACACTAAATTTTCAAAGACTTATATTATGTGAGATGTTTGTTACGTTACCCATTAAAATTGTTTATCGTTATAATACGAAAAACCTAAGACAATACTAGTATTAGTACCAAAAACCTAAAGAAAAATAGTAAAAGTAATATTTTCTCGTGTTAACTGAAATGACaaggataccaagtacaccataatcttttcaaTATCAACTTATAAGTTcgataccttgcgtgatctaatatagacagactgtcaagaagataacaaccacAATATGTATACTTGATATATAGTATAAATTCGAAAGCGAACCTTAAACTATAGGAATCAACCAATGTGTTTGGGATTAATGCATAGTGTATTTAATTTTAGTTATTAACTAAGacaataattataattacggaaagtaaaaataaagacacaacaagattttgctaACGAGAAAACAGCGAATGTagaaaaccgcgggacctagtccagttttgaatactctcataattagaCGATATATAAATATCCCGACTTAATTATGAGattattcaaatctggactaggtcccggggtttttctgcatttgcgatttcctcgttaacaaaactttggtgtctatgttatttcttttttccgtattatattgtttatctttataattgaaatatcacaggttgtacgtaaatcaatcaaagtagataattCATCATGGTTtgctggatacgacttgattgattattgcatattgatttttgagatcctcCAAGTACTGTTACACCTAGTCAGGTTCACGGATTAAGTTCTGTCAACTTTATGattatgagagaaagagatataactctgaatatttttccttgattgagaatcattaagttgaactctcggaattgtatttatgttttgtccatacaggttgcccaagaaaaagttagtggtgtattttggtacccccacgttttcatcCTTTGCTTTCCAAAATCTGAATGTGGTCCAGGCTTTAGAAAAGCTGAGTTAAGTAATCTGGCTATGCCGGCCGGAAATGCTCGGTAATTAGTTAATAATATTGATTTCTTCTAAATTGGTTCTTAAATCCAGAATGTCTATGGCTTCTGTTGAGTGTTCTAGATGTTCTACTCATAATGAATCTGTGATGTATTtcccttctttttccttttgctaGTCATGATTGGTTTTTGTCTCATTTTCACATACATACTTCACACTTTAATGATTAACcgtttcttgatttgatttcttccTTCTCATCGGCCCATGTCTTGCGTTCCTAAGGACTCTTGGTGTTTATTTGATGTTATCATGTGGTCTATTTGAAGTAGAAGGAATAACCTTATATTTAATGCTAAGAAAGAGAACCATGCTGCTATCATAAGTAGAGCCAAAGCCATGATAGTGACTAGAAAACATAACCCCCTTTTTAGATGAACCAAATGTAACACTGATGGTGGCTTTGATGACCTATCCTTCGCTAATGGTGCATGACATGTTATGAGAGACCATACAAAATAAAGCTCCTTTTTGTGCAGTTGGCATTTGAAGTTACTTCTCCATAAGGATCTGAGACTCCTGCTATCTGGGTAGTCTTAAAAGAAGTTGTGGAACTGAAACTTATGCATATAATTATTGAGAGTGATGTGAAGGATTTCATCGCCTTCAACATGGAAGTTTGATGGTGATCAAAGAAAGGATGCTCTTCTTAAGgacatttctttcttttttttgttctaaactcGTGGCTTGTAAATTTATTTTTCAATCACGTATTTGTAATGATGTAGCTCATATCTTGGCTCGGCGAGTTAGAGTTAACTTTTCCTTTATGTTCTGATATACTACTCAGGTTTGGTTGTTACCATTCGTTGAAGCAGATCAGTAGTCTTGCTAATGGTCTTCGTTTATAGAAAAAATTAAACTTACGAGTTGGTTTCAGGGCAACTAATTTTCTTCCGGCCCTAACCGGAATAGCCAAATTATCATGGTAACTGTTGGCCCTAATCGGAATAGCCAAATAGTCGAAGAGAAACTATTGCTAATTTTTTGGGGATGCTAGTTACCACTTTCCATGATCGGTATTTAGGTGTTAAAATATGCTAGGTGTCGTTCGGTATCACCATGTTGCTAATGTGGTTGGGAATATTAAGGAGCAACTTGCTGGTTGGAAAGGAATgatgctttcttttcaagatatGGTGGTGCTGGTCAATTCAGTTGTAACAAGCTATTCTATTCATAATATGGCTGTTTACAAGTGGCCAAGGAAGTTTATTCATGAATGTGAAGTTGTCATTTGTAATTTCTTATGGTCTGGTGATTCGCAGGTGAGTATGTCTTTTCTTGTTGCTTATGACAAGGTTTGTGCTCCTTATGACGAAGGTGGTTTGGGTACTACTCAAATGAGGATAATGAACAAGGCTATGCTTGTGAAGTTGTGTTGGAGGATTTGTACTTCAAAAAAGGTTTGTGATAAATTCTTTACTCGGTCTGGTCATTTGGTTGGATACattaaatcttctattcttcctagATTTCGTTGGGTGTATGATGAAGTTCAGTTCAATACAAGGGTGTTGATATGGGATGGAAGGTTAACATCCTTATATTTCGATCCATGCTAGGGGGACACTAGTGTTGCTGATGTGATTGGTGTGGATAATTTGGATATGACAGTAATGGTTGGTGATATGTTTTTGGATGGGGAATGGCACTTCACGGACATTGTTGTTCAAAACTTGCTGTCTACTGGAGTTGATATGGAGAGTTTACCTAGGCCGTTAGGAGGTGCTGATTATAAGGTGTGGAAGCCTGATCATAAAGGGAAGTTCACGGTTTGTTCATCTAAGGAATTGATTCGTAAGAAATTTCCGAAGCTGGAGGGGTTAAATTTTTTATGGAGACTTTCAATTCATCGATCTCTTGCTGCAAGGATTTGGAAGATATTAATGGGTGCTTGTGCGTATTTAGACAAGGTACGAAGTAAATTTAAATTTCAGGTGGTTAACAAATGTTACTTGTGTAACAGTGAAGAGGAAACGCTGGAGCATATTTTATGGTCTTGTTATTTTGCTAAGAGGGCGTGGCTCTGGATCTCTGAGATTTTTAGTCTCAACCCACACCAAATCTCTCAATTGCTTATAAACAGGCTAAGAGGAAGAGTCGCATGTTTAAGGATGTTTGGTTGCTTTCCATTCTTGTTATTCGTTCGGAGTTATGGATGACAAGAAATGGCTATGTTTATGGTAATCAAAAAGTCAGTTGGCAATTTTTTCACAAGAAGGTTTATAATCAGATCCATGAGTATTGGAGAAGATTGAAGGGTATATATTTAATAATCAAGATGATCTTAGGGTGTTATCTTTCTTTAGAGTGCATCTTAGGAGAGTTAAGTTGACGCAGCCAAAGGAGTGCTTTCGGATTCCTCTAAATCATGGCGAATTGATGCTATGTTGTGATGAAGCGTTGAGGGGAAGTCTGGGAAGAGTTGGTGCTGGTGCTAACGTTTTGGGAGCTATGAGTGTTGGATATGGTATTCAAACTAATTATTTAGACGAGTTTTTTTGTGTTATTGTGGGGTTGGAATGGGCTTTGAAGTTTAAAGTTGGAAATATATGTATTCGTACTGACTCTATAGGTGATGTTTTGGCATTTTCGGGTGATATTGATGTAGTTATGTGGTTTCTAAGGCAGAGATGGGTTGTTGTGAGGGCTAGATATAACACAATCCGTTTTGTGCATACTATAGATAAGCCAATTTTGCTGCAGACATGATGGCTAAGAGGGGTTGTCGTTTGAATGAGGGTGAAGGCATGAGTTATGATGGAAGACCTGGTTTTATTTCTACAATTAAATTACCTTATGTATCTTATTTTAGATTTGATTAATTTGTAAGTTTTTTGGGGTTCTCTGTCTCTTTTCTTCCAAATTATTTTTCCTATTTATTAATATagtttggatttaccaaaaaataaaaaatcattattAATTTCTATAACATATGTGGGGGATTTTACATTTGTAAAAAACCTACTTACTCTATTACGGAGTGTTGTTGACTACAAATTCACAGCAGCCTTGGGAGTGAAAGACTATCTATGGAGCAGAAAGAGAAATTCCACCAAAGGATTCCACAAGGGAGATATAGTTTGATATAGTAGTATATCCCATATAAGTATATTACATGTTCGACGTAAATTATAGTAAATTATGCAGAGTAAGTTATATTGTTAGGTACAGCCAACTACCAAGTGGTCTGATGGTTGGCATGCTCCCTTTCACTGTGGAGATAGGGGTGTGAATCATGTAATTTCTGAAACCCGTTCCAATTTAAGGAGTTCCGATGTAGTCTAGGGATCATTAATCTAGgacatcaaaaaaaacaaaaacaaactattAGGTACATGTATTAAAttactcttttttcttttgaagcattaTTAAATTTCTCATTATGCTAGTGCTACTGTTATGGCCGACTTGTTCTTACGTGATTATTgtctttttggtttctttttgcAGCTTTTGAATTAAAAAACGAAGATCCCACTGTCCAAGTTTGGATTAACTTGCAGAACTTAGTCCAAACTGACACCCTTGTTCATGCAACATAAGCGAGATGGCGCTTCCAGCTCGATGTTGATTTCAACCAACAATCCCTCCTTATATGTATTTTATTGATATTTCTATAAATATAAATTTAGGAGTTGCGAGGGATGTACCAAGTACCACCTGTTTTACGCAACGACGAACTGTGGAAGATGCACCATAATGATGTATTTCCAGTTCTCGAACACTGCTCAACTAGCAAAATGCACCACAATGATGCATTTTCGCTCTATGCCAGCATCCCATTTGCTTGATTGCATCGTAGTGGTGCTATTTCAATTCTTAGCCGACATGCCCTAAACGGGTAAGCACGAAAAGTGTGCAGCCCCACCGGCTGTATTCGACCAGAGTACATATCGTGGAGCTCCCCTTAATAGAGTGCGAGACAGCGTCTCGGAGAAATTTACCatggttttgaaattcaaaacttAATTTAATTTTCCAAAATTTTCTACAGACGCGTCTCTGCCTATTAATGGATGATGACTTTTGAAAGCGTctgttgaagatgaaaaagacATCTCTAATAAGCACGATACCCTCTATAAATTGTGAGGGATTCTTCCCATTACTACACATCAAAATCTCTGTTTTCTTTCCTCTCTAAACATCATCAGAATCTCAtactgtgtgttcttggttgggtcaagggagtacaactCTTAAATCCAACAACTTCATCGTATCCTAGAAGCATTATTTCATTGACCAATTGTGCTCACCAATTGTTTAGGAATGGTCGAAATATTTGTTGAAAAGAATCGCAAGGCTTTGAAATTTAGtgttacaacattcttttctgtTATTTGTTTTCATCCTCGGGTACCCTATTTTCCAAACATTTTgcctgttgagattattagtcccatattgtttgggcaatctaagattcctgcggtttataatccttagggcctctccacttgTTGGTTTTGCATTCGACCAAAGTCAGTTTTTCCGGTCCATTTTAGCTCTCCTAGTGAAAATGATTTAATTTATAGCCCTACAGTATACACCAGAGTCTAATGGACACGATTAGGACCAATCCTATTCTTGAAGCAATCTGATCGTCTTTTGATCATATATATCGCTCATAGAAGGAATGCCATTTGCACATATTTACTGTGGGTATTTTCTGTTGAAATTGTATCTGAAAGACAGCTTGTGCTTCGATTGACGATGATACACATTTAGGGCGATTATGCATACTCTTTATGGACGCAACAACCAACACATAAAGCGCCAAAGTAGCAGGTTATTACAAGTTGGTGTAACTGAAGAGTTCACATAGCAGCATCTAATATGTGTTAATGCCAACAACATCAATCACAAAAGTTTAACTTTTTAAGTCAACCATTTTCTTGTTAATATGGTAGTTTAATTGCATCATGTCATTATACAACTAAttattggttgattatttaaaaATCAGTAACAGCTACAGATAATTGCTGAATTAGCCAGAGAACACGTAACAGCAGCCTTTGGCATTATGGCACAACTAGAAGACGAGGTTACATGTAATAATATACGTACAATTAAGGTCTCAGTATCTATATAAACATGTTCGACGGTGATCATCTGCACTACAACCATTTCCCTTTGCATTGCTTAGTTGAGAGTTTTAACTAACTCTTTAATAAAGGCATCAACTAATCATGTCTACTCTAAGGTTTCTCTCAATATTAGTTCTTGTTCTTGTTGCCTTAGACGCAACTAATGCTCAAGGTCTAAAATTGGGATTCTACAAAAAGACATGTCCTAATGCAGAATCCATAGTTCGTAAGACGACTGCTTCATTCGTTTCTCAAAATCCTACTCTCGCCGCTGCGTTATTGAGGATGAATTTCCATGATTGTTTCGTCAAGGTATCTATATGTTATTTATGGAATCGTTCAATACAAAATATTAGCGTATACTTGCTTTCCTGGTTAATTAGTTGTGAGTTAATTAGCAAGTATATATACTGAATGTATGCATGCATCTCTATATATACTGCAGGGATGCGATGGTTCAATTTTAATAAATTCTACAAGCAGCAACCAAGCCGAGAAATCTGCACCTCCTAATCTATCCGTTATCGGGTACGGTGTAATTGATGCTGCAAAGGCTGCAGTAGAACAAAAGTGCCCTGGAGTTGTTTCTTGTGCAGACATTCTATTATTGGCAGCTAGAGATGCAGTAGCCACGGTAAGTTATCCATTACAAATTGATTATTACTTTACTATTTAACAAATTGATCAATAAAAATGAGAGAAACAAAAATATGAAATTTCGGATTGATTTTTCAGATTAGGGGACCATACTGGAAGGTACCTACTGGTAGAAGAGACGGACTAGTATCGACCGCAGCAGATGCTTTGGCAAATCTACCCCCAGGAAGCGCCAACATCACCTCATTGAAGGCTGCATTTGCATCGAAGGGTTTGAGTTCAAAAGACCTTGCGGTCCTATCAGGTATACATACATGCATATCTGTCGATTTATATGTAAACCAAGCTAAACCATGCATTCATTTTACTTTGTTAGCAGCATCTAAGGAAGATTTAATTAGTCGGAAAATTAATCATTTTATCATGCATATGCATCTGTATTTACAGGTGCGCACACAATTGGTGTTTCCTTTTGCTCAGCGTTTACAAACAGGCTATACAATTTCACCGGTAAAGGAGATTCAGACCCAACATTGGACAGCGAGTATGTTACGAGATTGAAGAGCAAATGCAAGCCAAACGATGCAGTTCAGACAGCTGAGATGGATCCAGGGAGTTTCAAAACATTTGACTCAAGCTACTATTCGCTTGTTACTAAGAGAAGGGGATTGTTTGAATCAGACTCGGCTCTACTTAACGACGCAGTAACTAAGGCTTACGTCAAAAGCCAAGCAACAAAAAGAGGACCAACATTCTTCAAGGATTTTGCTAAATCTATGGAGAAAATGAATGCTATTGAAATTCTCACTGGTAATAATGGTGAAATCAGAACGCATTGTGCTTTTATCAACTAGTAATAGccagatttggagtcttgaagacaGATAAAAGTTGAGATCTGAATAAGAGACAGAATCGCTGTCGTATGAGTAGTTTGCGTTGATGTATTCTATATTTTGAGTTTGTTTGTATTATCATGAGTATCAGTAtgtatttgttttcatttttatatgCAGC encodes:
- the LOC113353052 gene encoding peroxidase 27-like, with protein sequence MSTLRFLSILVLVLVALDATNAQGLKLGFYKKTCPNAESIVRKTTASFVSQNPTLAAALLRMNFHDCFVKGCDGSILINSTSSNQAEKSAPPNLSVIGYGVIDAAKAAVEQKCPGVVSCADILLLAARDAVATIRGPYWKVPTGRRDGLVSTAADALANLPPGSANITSLKAAFASKGLSSKDLAVLSGAHTIGVSFCSAFTNRLYNFTGKGDSDPTLDSEYVTRLKSKCKPNDAVQTAEMDPGSFKTFDSSYYSLVTKRRGLFESDSALLNDAVTKAYVKSQATKRGPTFFKDFAKSMEKMNAIEILTGNNGEIRTHCAFIN